The Hevea brasiliensis isolate MT/VB/25A 57/8 chromosome 9, ASM3005281v1, whole genome shotgun sequence nucleotide sequence ATTTGTGACATACAAGTAAAACACTAGAGTGGTCTACCATGGTAGGATACACAAAACTCATATTGGAAAATTAAAATGGCAAACCTTAATCaaattaagtatatatattcaTTTGTTATTTTCTTTAGTAATTGCTAGGGCATGAAACTAAGAAGTGGATAACAGAAAGAGAATAGATAATGGATTCAGCAAAGTTGTAAGGCAGAAGAGAAGTATTTGCTCATGCACAAGCATTTGTACATGTAATTGGTGACATCTTTCTCAGCAAAatcatgatgatgatgatgaatcaTAACATCATGTGTAAGAGGCTAGATGCATGTGTGGTTGGTTCATACAGCATTCACCATAAAACTAGTTCCATTTTCATGATGACATAGATTCTAACTACAGAAGTTTCCACAAAGCCAATTCCTTTAGCTTGGGAATGACTTTTGAGCTGAGGTGAGTAGATGATAGAGTTAGCAGATCATTAAGATGGTATGCTACAAGAGCAAGATGTCATCAGTCAACCATAAGTGGTGTGGCTgtgaattatttattaaaaaatctaAGATTTTCTATCTTTTCCTTCAATTTTTTCTGTACCCCAGACATGAGCTCCTAAAGTGGCTAGAATTACAAATTTATAGAAGAGTACTCAAAGTCAAGATTTTGAAATATTTTACTCTGGAATAGCCTCAACAAGAATAATGATCTTAGACATGATTTTTTACCCCTGCAACCCCAGTCCCCAATCGGAAGTATGAAACATAAGATAACTTGCCTAACAACATCATGGGCTTAAAAGAGACTAATCACTATAAAGTGCAACAAATGACTAATATTAGTTCAGCTGATAGTAGGAAATAGGAAGACAAAAACATTAATGCTCTGGTCTACCTAGATGACTAGAGAAAAATTGAAAGATAGTTTAGACCATCACAGGCCAAgttaaaagagaaagaaaagagataCTGAAAAATAACAGCCAAAAATTTCTGCACATATcaagattgaattttaaaattgaattaatagTGGAAGGAGACTGAAACAAACAGCATAAAATGCAAAAACAGAACAAATTGTTTCAATACTTTTGCTTTCTTTCAATATACAGCATTTTATTCTTATATCACATTCATTAAAAGAAACAATGCTGAAAGATGATAGAAATAGAAGGGAGGCAGGTACCTCTAAGGCTCCATCACTCCAATGCTTATCAGCAGCACTTTTCAATCTAGACTGAGCTCTGTCCTTTAAAACCTacaggaaaataaaataatttctcaATACAAACCTTCATCTTCAAGTTAGTGAAAACTTATTTTTCTAGATGTACATACAGTAGCAATGTGATGAAGACGTTCAGCTTTCTTCTTCATGTTGCGGTCGATTTTCTCTGTACTCACCAAAGAAAGATAATAcagaaaaggggaaaaaaaatcaGCGACATCATGATATGTTTTTGAGCCACATAAAAATGGaagaatttatttttctttcactttGCATATGGTAAAAGCTATCCCTCCATTGTGTTAATATCCTAGTAATTGAGTGTGTGCTTCACAATATAGGATGTCAATGATTTCCCTTcccgaaaagaaaagaaaaactccCCTCCCCACTATCCAAAATTCTAAAGGGGGAAAAAAGCTTTCACCACGCACAAACAGTAATGAATGAAAGAAATAGACCCATTTCATATGCTCTATAGCACAAATATGTTTTTCTACTTCAATGACTAGATTCCAATTGTAACAGTTATTTAGTATTTCAAATGCCCTGGGTCAGCCTTGATGCTGGAAAAGATAAAAGAATTTACCATCAAGTTTAAGAAACTTTGACCCAAGAATAGCAACATCTTTGCGTGCACGGGCATTCAAGCTCATAATTCCACTGCAAAAAATAGGAAAATCATGAACAAAGATATCCACCCATAAAAATTCATACAATAAAGGGCATGAAGTATCTAAAATGAGCATGAAGCCAAGCTACTGTTAATCCAATACTTCAAGCCACAGCTAAATAGAgtatttcatcaaataacttAGACTTTTTGAAAGATTAAAGTTTTACAGAGTTTTGTTCAGTGGGGCTAATGGTGCCTTCGATAAATTTTGAGGAATTTGTGAATATGTCAGACTTAAATGCAATTCCCAAATCATCTCTCAAATTCTGAACTTTTCTAACTTGAAATACATGCTTCTTTTCATGTATGTGATAAGCTTTACTAATTATGATCAGCAGAAAATAGGGCGCAGTATATTACCGTGAAAGTAAGATAATGTCATTACGTGCTCTTTCATTTACAAATTTTGCATCATTATGTACAAATTTGCAAGCTTGAGCTAAGCCCTGATTTGAGTGAAAAACTCGTGCGGGCATGACTGAGCACTCATCTTCCTCTTCTCCAATTTGCATGCTGATCCAGAAAAGTTTGTTTGTGCTATGAGTTCAAAGTTTAACATGAACACGCATGGAACAATAAATCATTGAGCAAGGAATCACTAGTCCCTCTTCCACACACAAATGAAAAAATCATCTGAAAGATTAAAACTATAGATAACTGGAGAACCTAAACCAGACAACAAGGGACAAAATGGTTCAGTGGCCAATCCATGAATTATAACATTGAGAATAGTGCAAATGGAAGGCATATAATAAATACAGTGGTACAGATTTAAATCTGTGCTGAGTGCTGACAAAGAATGGGAACTCCCCAATGGAGGAATAGTATTACATTAATATATCCCAGGCCATTATGTTTATAAGAGCACCAAAGAAAATGAAGATACTGTGAAATAGATATGGAATGAGTGTAAAGTCAAAGTGAAGTTTTCATATAATTGAAAATTCTTACACGTCATTTTTTTCACCAAGTGAATTTAATATAACCTTGCTAACTATGATATATCAATTTATCACTTCCAGTTGATTAAATCTCTAGCTTTTAAAGCGATATCATAAGCACTTCAAAACCAGAGTATCATGAAAATCTCATTAAAGTAATTTTCAGAGGCTTGAGAATTACTGTGCAACATGTAAATGTGTTAAGTTTTTCAACTTACTTGAAGTTGTTTATACAGTAGACAGTAGCATTGTATGAAAATCAGCACATATGTGCTTTGTAATAGCCAAGACTCTCTCTGCTTGGGCATTTGCTTCTGGCATGTTTATACATGATTCGCTTTCCAGTACCAATCTAAAGGCTGACAAAAGAATCTCTCCCCCAAAATGCCCATATGTGTATCATTCATGCACacttatgaaatttttatttctttatccTTTAATCCTACTGCTTCTACATACATAGAAAAGAAAATTGTCTTTGCACTCTTTTCCCCAATGGTACTATTCAAATATAGGATGTATCTTAAACCTATTTCAAATTTTACCACTTGTGTTGAGGCTGAGCGACAGCACAATATAACTGACCAATCAGGTTCCACCAGTCTAGATGGTTGGAATTGCTATTTCAAACACTGATTGATCATGTTAGAACACCATGCACTGTTATTCTCCACAAATCATATCAgtaagaaattttgggaaaataaaaaaaaattctaaccaTAAAAATGTCAAGAAATTTGACTTGGCAGGTAAATTAAAAAAGAACTGCAATGAATACTTCAACAATCTGACCTGGACACATCGGAACAATCACTATAAGGTCTAATGCATTCCTTTTCTTCAGTTCTAGGAGTTGGTGTTGACAGGCATATGCTGGTAGATCTCCGAGAGACGAGGAAACTAACTGGCTGTCCATGTATTCCCCATAAATTCTCACCAGAACCCAATTTCGATGCCAGGGGATGGGCATTGCTTAGTTGCCGCAACTGAATTCCTTGATTTATAGGATGTAGCTTACTTTGTGGTTGCGACTTGACAAAAGAAAATATAACTCCATTTATTCTGGAGGTACTGGTCCTCTGAGTCACAAAAGCACTGCTTGAAACCTTGCTTGCTTTAAGTGCCATGGCAAACATCAATACAAGAATAAAATGATACCAGCCAGCATTGCCCTTATAACAGCTCAAAGCTTAAGTAAGAACAAGCACATTATTTAGGGGGTCAAATACTGCCAGTATTATAAGAAAAAACATCATAAGAGAAAGGAATTCTAAAATCATTCCCAAAGATCATAGTACGATGATATGATAACAAAGCACCATTAGCCCCACTGTTGCAAATTATCTAATATACTTCCATGCTTAcaaacatgaaaatcaaaataataaCAATTAATACCAAATGTCCAGTTTTTTTTTAACATAGATAATTATTGGCAGAAAGATACTGTGTTGGGAAGATGATAGATTCAGGACATTATGCATTAACAACATATAATAGCAGTTTCCAGTACTGAGGTCACTTTACAGGAGTGATCATAGATAATATCTTCCTTAAAACATGCACCTGATATTGGAATCACAAGCACTAGTTTAAAGACATTATAGATGTCAAATGATAATTTCAAGTATATTTCACCTTCCCTCAAGCCCATATCATAGTCTTTAAATTTTCAAGAAGTCaccattctttaaattttaaatgtgTTCAAGAACCAAAGGTCTGAAAAACCTGAAGGAATTAACCTATTAAAGTTTTTGCGCTATAACCAAGTTTAATGAGCTATTTATTAATTCTCAGTTTTTCTAGTGCAATATGCTTGATCTTTTACAATTCTTCAGTCCAGTGGCAGGGCATAGAACCAGGTAAAAGCCATCTCACATCCAATGACCATCCAACTTCCAAGTAATGGGTagattcaaattcaatcacaagcCTATGGCCTATAAACATGTACCAGCTAGCTCCAACAGCACCTTCCATCCCTTTCACATTTCAGCCAGTGATCATTTGtcatttgataaatctgaatcgGACCTTGGGCAAATCCTTTAGGCGTGATCTCTGGTCCAAATTAATAAGGTCCAATTTAATCAACTAATGGCCTAAAGGGAAAACAAGACATACCAAGCTGACACTGGAAAGCAAACAATAAGGTTCACTTCTCTGACAGCTGATTCTTTTTTCTTCCTTGGCTTGTGAAAGGCTAATCCTACAGTTCATTACAAAATTCAAGCTAGAAGTGGCTACTGTCTTCGTGTCAAGTCCTCGTCTCCTTCCCACAGGCAATTGAGTTTTGAGACACAATTATGACTTAGGGAATATACAATTTCCTGATTTCCCAGAATCTGTTAATGATAAATGCTTATGAGAAGTTCCATCATCATAAGCAATAAAAAGAATATTACGAATCCCTTTACGATTACACTGATTTCACACCAATTCAATCTACttctatctttttctttttttcattagACAGACAGTAAAATCCTTAAGCATCCATTACCTCTGTGCTAAGAACATCATTGCAAATTGATCATGTAAGAATTAAGATACAGCAAGATGAtccccacaaaattcaaaattcaaactTCAAAACAAAAATAGCAACTAGAAACAGAAACAAAAGGAACCCACCAAGGGAAAAGCGCAGAAAACCCAAACAGAAGATTACTGGGAGTAATATAAAAATGAAGCAACTTAAAGCCAGTCTTCAAATCAAGAAATGCAAAGGAAGAGCAAACTAACCTGAAGAGAGGTAGAAGTTGGAAGTGGAGATTGGTCGTACGATTTATGGAAGTTTGGTGGGGTTGCCTTTTAGGCCCCACGAAAACTGGAATAAAAAATTGCAGCCACAAGCAAAGGCTGTGGCCTAGTGAAGGCCAACACCAACAAACAACCACCGGTGAAAATATTTGGGGTATGGAATTTTACGATTTCCTCTCCAATTTTTGCTTTCAAGTAGCTACAATGGCCAATAGTTGTGGATTAGTCTTGCCACCTCACCTAACAATGATACTGTTCTGACAGTACTGCCCGCTTCTTCCTAAAGGACAAAAATGCCTATCCAATTTTCAGAAAAGGAGGCGTGATAATTTTTTTTACCAGataaatatatgaaaaattaatattaaaatctcGGTGAATTCAGACCTCATTTAAATGGTTTTCAAtccaaaatgataaaaataaaaaaaaaattgtggatGGCGTTGAATTTAGTAATAATTTAGAAAATGAATTGTTCTATTTGTAAAATTAAATCACAATCTCACGAACTACatgatttttatatttatatattcctTTCCTATCCAtttaaatacaataaaaattattGATCTGATCAACTGTTTAAAATTGAACTAATGACCAatccaatttaaataaaaaacctTCTTTTTtagaaaattgaaattaatttatatGAATTGATTGAATAATCAATGAATCCAATAGAATTTGAAACCATCAACTTAAGATAGCATTTAAATCTATGTCCGTGAGTGATGTTTTTATACatgtatattaaattattatgtaaagtaaataaaatttatattaaaataaaataacgaTTCACCTGTAACAATCACAAAGAAATATTAATTATCTATTTTGTAAACTGTAACATAAATAACTAATCatgttaataatttattttattagtgtaataattttaattatttttatattttataatcttttatataataatagtatataaaattttctttctttattgTATTGTAGAATTTTTATTAATAtcaaactttattttttattgatataaataactttattattaaaaaaaattattctaaatattttttgttatagaattttattatttaaatatagatttaatttaattagattttaaattattttttaaaatcatataataaaatttaactagttttattttaataattatttataaaatatatcaaattaataattataagaaTGCACATTATTCTTCTTTGTTTTTCTCTCTTTAAaaatatttctttctttctttttttttttttcttttcacctCGTAGCCACATCTagtaataagattttttttttttttttaatcaaagggGTATCAAAAGATTCTTCCTTCCATTAATTTgacaatttattaaaatttaagaatatatGTTTTGGGTGTGGAATTTGGGTTTGATTTGTTTGCATTATGTGTTattgtgaatatatatatatatatatatatatatatatatatatatatattgataattaattaatatgtttgAGAGGGATTTGAATTAAGGCTACATTTGATTCAAAAATTATATATGTATAGGTATTTAGAAATTCATTTGTTCAATTCACATATTCATGAATTAGGAAATATGATTTCTACAATTAAACGTGTTACAATTCCCCTTCATTTTGTTAAAAGATAAATATTCAATTTCACCAATGTAATTATAGagatatttcaaattttatatcttcatattattaattaaaataaaaatttttaaattaatattttgtattttcacataattaatttaaattaaaatttgaaattataattataataataaaaatattatatttataatttcatttaatgaattaataataaaaataaaaaattataataaaaataatattttaaattttatataaataattaaaaatgaaaataaaaaattaattataataataaaattaaaaaaatattatttttatatttttatatgattaattaaaattaaaaagtaaaaatataaaaaaaattaattttatgataattttcattaaatacaaaataaGTTTGATTCACATTCCACAACTTATAAATACAAATCAAATACTTATAAAAAGAATATAATTTCGATTTCGTAATGAATTAagcataaataaaaatttatcattttatttttaattctacttaattttagttttattattgattttaattttaatatataaactaAACAAGCGCTAATTAGATACAACTGCTTAACATAAAAGCACACATATAGACAGATGTTTTACAGTTTGTTATTGTTGGCAAAATTAAGCTCCAAATTTTAAGCTTAAGGTTTCATCATTTTGGATCCTAAAAAATTGTAAAAGTATAGTAATGAGATAGTTATTTGTGATTCACTGATTTAATTTGCATTTAGAAACATTCTATTATGAGATTAATTTAACTTATTCACCCTCTACTTTTCCACATAAatggaaaatatatatatatatatatatatatatatatatatatagaaaatattatttttttaaataaaaaagttattttgatcataattgtgaaaaaaattatatatattgaattaaTGCCTTCATTTATAATATAgagaataattatataaattttaactaaCAAGAGATTTTAAATGATAATCATGAGCAGTTCTAATCtcttagttgattttttttttttaaattagcttGAGATCTTACGATTTTGATTATAACTTTAATaacactaaattaaaatttattaatttatttatttttatttttaattatatattctaAATAaggtatataatatatttaaatatcgtTTGAATAACAGTtgtattttatatgaatatggcTATTATgacaagttttattgtataatgtctgtatttatatattcataaaattaaatatgatgaGATGCGAATATTAAATTTGCTAgtataaaaaattttatctttAAACTAttctcttaataataataataataataataataataataataataataataataataataataataataataataatatttaaaattaccatctaatttatattttaaacttgTAATTAATTTAATACTTATATTAAAAGGTAGTGTCATTATACAGTTATATAATTGATATAAAAAAAtatccaaaaaaataaaataatggtgataatataattttataattaatttttatgtgtCGTATAATAAATTCAATTCTACGATATAATTGAAGAAAAATGTGATAAAAAGATTTTCCTTAAATAGTGAATTTCATTTGATTAATAGTAGTCTGCAACAGCTAAAATAAAGAGAGAGAGTCAAGCATGTAAATGCATAACAACATaataactaaattttaattttttttatttaattttaatttaagttcaaatttaaaattttataattttttaaaaacgtttttaacaattaaataaattatgttaaaTTTTAGCTGCTTTTTATAAACTAATATTAaaagatatttttttaataaaattggatttttatttttttttacgtaatactataaatttaattatttaattactattcataaaaaaatatataccaAACAATAATCGAGATTCTAATCACGAAATGAAGGTCATCATATTACATTTCTTTCCCTTTCAgtttatttgaaaaataaaaatttataaaaattcaatttaattattttttttatcaaatatcatgtttaaaacataataaataaaattaaatttttatttcatgcaaaaattaatattagaaacaaaaaaaaaaatgcgAGAATACTAatggtaattaaacttttatcttAGAAAGAAAGCAAATGTAATTATATGAATTgggttttaaaaataaaaataaaaataaaaataaacaacaaAGGTAGAGGCTATATGTATTTTATTGATAAGATATTGTGAAAGCATAGTGCTCAAGGGCACTTGGGACCTCCTTCCTTGGTCTTCCAATTATTGTAGCAAGGGCAGACTTGCTTATTACCATAAGTTCCAGGAGGAACACAAAGGCATTTGGCGCAGCACTTCAAGCAGAAGAACATGCAAGGCTTCTTGTGTGATGTTGCTGAGCAACGATATGTACATTTTGGTTTGCAATCTGTTGTGTCacaaaactaaattaattaatcttaattaattttcaactTAAACTCACACCAATTTATACTCGAAGATATCTCAACATACCTGAAGCACGAAACTTAGCACCCTGTTTAAAGTTCATAGATACAAACAACAATAGCTCATAGATCAGTGCAGATACGTAGAGAATTTTAGCTTAAATTCGTTATACAGAAAGGATTTCAGGTTAAGCTTAGTAGATATATACCTCAGCCATGTCAGAGAAAGTGATGAAAAGATGCAAGGAAAGGAGGAGCAAGAGGGAAGTACACCTGAGGCTTGCCGACATTTTTCTCCTGTGTGCGAGTGAATGAGAATGCTCTGCTCACTGATGAGCGCTGCACAAAAGACAATGGGATATTTGTCTGATTGAGGAATGAATTGAAAGTGAAGAATAATTGAGGGTGTATTTATAGGAATTTTGGAGGGACAATTAAAGGGAAATTATTAAAGCATGGGTTATGGCGTGAATTTTGGGGATAGGCACAATAACCtacaaaaatgaaaaaaaatcatcCCACGTGAGTAGTTCATGAAAAAGTGAGCGGTGAAAGCGGCGTGTCTGgggcttttttattatttttatttcttgaaCTTTATTCTGTCATACAAGTAATGGGTTAGTAATAACTGATGAAATTTTTTCAATGAATAATTTCAATTTTATGtagattttaaatttttctttcaaaataaaattttaattattaataatatattttttttaaaaaaaaattttctctttttatcTTGTTGCTTTTACCAACTCGGTGATGTTAGTTATGGCGTTTAGGCACTCATTTTGAAATATGCCCATTCTCCATCTTTTTTATGAGGCAGTTATACAGTTACATCCATATTAAATCCATGTGGCTTTTTGGATAATATATAAAGAGAgttgcattttttattttttgatttaaaattattttaggaAAGGTGGTTAGGCCATTTGTGAGAACATGGTGCCCTTCATGATTTTATggtgtattaattaatttttttttctgtacatattctaattaaattaatattaatctTTACATTTTTTAGGCTAATTTAGTAAAATTGGAAGCTAAATCTGCCCTCTAAGGTCTCCTCGGATCCTTAAGCTATAAAGGACAAGTTGTCGTCTTAGGTAAGATGTAGATACTAGAGGGATTAACTACCATCAATGCACGGGTGTACTATTAAAATTTTTTctcatgagaaaaaaaaaaaagtgtttggTGTGACTGAGAACTATGTCAAAGGGAAACTCTTTAACCTGTTTCCTAGggaggaaaattgaagaaaaaaattattatttttcataatttttttttttgcagatgaaaagaaaaagaaataaagtgATTTGATTATGTTTTGATGAGAAAGGTTATTATATTCTCACTGTTatgtttatatttaataaataaaattatattaaaaaataattattaaagtaaaaaagagaaaaaaaaagataaattaatattgttttcattttttttatttaatttggatgGAAAACAAAATGACTCAAAATTTCTTTTAAGCATTTTCcacataaatttttatattttttgcctttcccttttttttttacaaaataaggaaattataattataatttttctttcattCATTTTCCTTTCAACAAAATAATGAATTGTCTTTTTTACTTCCCCTATTATTTTCTTTTCCCTTCTTCTCATTACTTGTTCacttgtgaaaaattgaaataattttctaaacaaacttaaaaaaaaaaaattgaaaaataatattttcaaaaattaattacgATTTAGaccattttttttataataaaagttatatttgtttaaataaaatataataatttttatataaccataattatattataactttttcataattaaaattaaataattattttaaaaaatatttatttataataataaaaaataatcatattattataaaataaataataataatttaaaaaatttaaaataagtttTTGAAAATATTATATAATGATTTATTTGGTTAATTATGAAAGatataaatagtttttttttttaaattaaaaatttgttttcaacgcattttttatatttcttttattttttgtgaaaaaaaaaatttaaaactttttagaaaataaaaaatataaaactatTTTTCACAAATAAACCGGGATTAAACAAACCTTCACATTTCAGCTATTactttggaaaaaaaaaacacatgTACAAAACTGAATATTTTTTTCATATGCTAAAAATCATTAGTACTTCGTCGTTATCTTTTGTTCATTCAATTTATAAAATGTGTTCTCAGAAAACTGGACTTGTTCCTCAACCTGTCTGTACATGGCACATTCTCTCTCCTAAAAAAACTAGTTCAAAGCCACTTATAAATAAGCCACCACTGCACAGGCCATTGGTAGTGAACAAAAGCaat carries:
- the LOC110671406 gene encoding senescence-associated protein AAF, chlorolplastic isoform X1 codes for the protein MFAMALKASKVSSSAFVTQRTSTSRINGVIFSFVKSQPQSKLHPINQGIQLRQLSNAHPLASKLGSGENLWGIHGQPVSFLVSRRSTSICLSTPTPRTEEKECIRPYSDCSDVSSMQIGEEEDECSVMPARVFHSNQGLAQACKFVHNDAKFVNERARNDIILLSRGIMSLNARARKDVAILGSKFLKLDEKIDRNMKKKAERLHHIATVLKDRAQSRLKSAADKHWSDGALEADLRRADFRAKQRAMEDALMALEFVKNIHDLMVSKMYKFPLLGEKGSPSANDILGSIMLEKNGRTLDFFPGEVSTNRITAIQGAYWSMASALSEADGIDYTDPEELELLITTLIDLDAMDGKSSVSLLAECSSSPDVNTRKALANALAAAPSMWTLGNAGMGALQRLAEDRNPAIAAAASKAIYELKKQWEIEEGDSWRFMMNQKFEEIDHEEEDNNDTDRDTE
- the LOC110671406 gene encoding senescence-associated protein SPA15, chloroplastic isoform X2 produces the protein MFAMALKASKVSSSAFVTQRTSTSRINGVIFSFVKSQPQSKLHPINQGIQLRQLSNAHPLASKLGSGENLWGIHGQPVSFLVSRRSTSICLSTPTPRTEEKECIRPYSDCSDVSSMQIGEEEDECSVMPARVFHSNQGLAQACKFVHNDAKFVNERARNDIILLSRGIMSLNARARKDVAILGSKFLKLDEKIDRNMKKKAERLHHIATVLKDRAQSRLKSAADKHWSDGALEADLRRADFRAKQRAMEDALMALEFVKNIHDLMVSKMYKFPLLGEKGSPSANDILGSIMLEKNGRTLDFFPGEVSTNRITAIQGAYWSMASALSEADGIDYTDPEELELLITTLIDLDAMDGKSSVSLLAECSSSPDVNTRLAIFPGRVPPIPTLRNVDGFHILSNISFLMLAKTLFNESS
- the LOC110671420 gene encoding protein RSI-1, which encodes MSASLRCTSLLLLLSLHLFITFSDMAEGAKFRASDCKPKCTYRCSATSHKKPCMFFCLKCCAKCLCVPPGTYGNKQVCPCYNNWKTKEGGPKCP